TGGACGAGCCGCTCTCCTCGCTGGATGCCAAGCTTCGCGGCGAGCTGCGCCTCGAGCTCAAGCGGATCCAGGTCGATCTCGGCGCGACGATCCTCTATGTCACCCACGATCAGACCGAGGCGATGACCATGGCCTCGCGCATCGGCGTGATCGAAGGCGGGCGGCTGATGCAGATCGGCACGCCGCGGGAAATCTACGAGAACCCGATCAACGCGCATGTCGCAGCAAGGCTGGGCCAGCCGACGATCAATCTGCTGCCGGCGGCGCTGTTCGCGGGGGCGCCCGTCGGCGTCGAGACGATTGGCGCGCGGACCGAGCACCTGACGATTGCGCGCGGCGGCGGCGACATATCGGCAACCGTCAAGCGGGTCGAGCATCTCGGCGACCAGAGCCACCTTCATCTCGATCTCGCGGGTCGACCGGTCGTGACCCTGGCGGATCCCGAGGCGGGTTTTGGCGCCGGAGACGTCGTGTCGCTGCGTTTGAATAAACCGCTATTTTTCGATGCGAAGGGCTGGAGGGTAGCGGCATGAGCCTTGATCGGGTAGCCAGGGAAAGATTGGTTCGAGCGCTGGCGGCGTCGGTGATCGAGCATGCGGACGAGTTGACGAGCCTCGACCAGGCGATTGGCGATGGGGATCACGGGCTGAACATGAAACGCGGTTTCGAGGCGGTGCTCGCCGCATTGCCGGGCCTTGCTGACAAGTCGCTCCCCGAAATGCTGAAGGCGATCGGAATGACATTGGTGATGAAGGTCGGCGGTGCGTCGGGGCCGTTGGTCGGAACTTTCTTCATGGAATTGGGCAAGG
The genomic region above belongs to Bradyrhizobium arachidis and contains:
- a CDS encoding ABC transporter ATP-binding protein — protein: MAEVEINAVSKAFGKTQALSDLSLTVGDGEFVALLGPTGAGKTTALRLIAGLEQPDSGSIRIDGRSVTGDAPADRDVAFVFQQYSLYPHLTVFENMAFALRAPTRRVPEADIRAKVQEVARLLHIETKLDNKATQLSGGQMQRVAIGRALVRSPSIYLMDEPLSSLDAKLRGELRLELKRIQVDLGATILYVTHDQTEAMTMASRIGVIEGGRLMQIGTPREIYENPINAHVAARLGQPTINLLPAALFAGAPVGVETIGARTEHLTIARGGGDISATVKRVEHLGDQSHLHLDLAGRPVVTLADPEAGFGAGDVVSLRLNKPLFFDAKGWRVAA